The proteins below are encoded in one region of Ostrea edulis chromosome 3, xbOstEdul1.1, whole genome shotgun sequence:
- the LOC125677391 gene encoding uncharacterized protein LOC125677391 has translation MVLILARALRPTLFINKCLFENDKMCKNSANKFYKIEQVEKSLAVTDDVIVRGERSSVLKVMYYKSFYMEKHYYGPMRKLEFRFHQIDKGLHVLRFSEKYHLHLLISLLFPVWVVVWVALCFMENDPTDE, from the exons ATGGTGCTGATATTGGCGCGGGCATTAAGACCCACGCTTTTCATTAACAAGTGTCTTTTTGAAAACGACAAGATGTGCAAGAATAGTGCgaacaaattttacaaaatagagCAGGTGGAAAAGTCATTGGCAGTCACGGACGATGTTATCGTCAGGGGAGAAAGATCGTCAGTCTTGAAAGTGATGTACTATAAATCGTTCTACATGGAGAAACATTACTACGGCCCGATGCGGAAATTGGAATTTCGATTTCATCAAATTGATAAAGGACTTCACGT ATTGCGCTTCTCAGAAAAATACCACTTGCATCTCCTCATCTCTCTACTGTTTCCTGTTTGGGTGGTAGTTTGGGTAGCTTTA tgCTTTATGGAAAATGATCCCACCGACGAATGA
- the LOC125677387 gene encoding E3 ubiquitin-protein ligase TRIM71-like: MHPRRSAQEVLLCDLCETVPLQSHCELCNINLCKACVGEHLSDSSKRHNVVPFLHRKSTHKCPDHADKHCEFYCEKCDIPVCSTCVTSGKHKGHEISDILEKLSAKTESLQKDLEELETRFYPRYEGMVSDVETEKAELERNYGKLTTDADEQGEILHREITAIVNQRKSAIAEMKIKHLDALNKNTEEITQKMTELKQIMSDLKSILKSNDVSLTSTYKSRNSEFKTLPPKVRVTLPSLSPQKINKDQLNKMFGSLSPLSINTEHGDTMKSAEAVSSPPVKPLLDEPRVTATIDTGYEYLTSVSCLSEDQVWTCGNNNTMKLLNLQSKLLTSIQTKSGDTPRDIAVTRDGDLVYTDSNTKTINLIRNKQIQTVITLQGWIPRYVCCTAGNDLLVTMLSDDWKQSKVVRYSGSTEKQSIQFDDQGRPLYSSGRYTKYLSENRNLDICVADFDASAVVVVNQSGKLRFRYTGHPSNTKQPFTPHGITTDSQSHILTADYHRIHILDQDGQFLRYIHCDLKCPLGLCVDIRDNLFVVEWFIAKVKKIQYL, encoded by the coding sequence ATGCATCCCCGACGCAGTGCTCAggaagtcctactgtgtgacctctgtgaaactgtccccctacagagtcactgtgaactttgtaatataaacttatgcAAGGCCTGTGTTGGGGAGCACCTCTCGGACTCGTCTAAAAGACACAATGTCGTGCCCTTTTTACACAGAAAGTCTACTCACAAATGTCCAGACCACGCCGATAAACACTGTGAATTTTACTGTGAAAAATGCGacattcctgtctgttctacctgcgtGACTTCAGGAAAACACAAAGGTCACGAAAtatcagatattctggaaaaactcagcgctaaaacagaaagtttacaaaaagatctAGAAGAACTCGAGACCAGATTTTATCCCCGATATGAAGGAATGGTGTCTGATGTCGAAACTGAGAAAGCTGAATTAGAAAGGAATTACGGGAAACTGACGACAGATGCCGATGAACAAGGAGAAATCCTACACCGAGAGattaccgccattgtcaaccagcgGAAATCCGCCATTGCGGAGATGAAAATTAAACATCTGGACGCgctaaataaaaatacagaagaaatcacacagaaaatgactgaactcaaacagatcatgtccgacttgaaatcaatcctaaaatcaaacgacgtctccttaacctctacttacaaatctaggaattccgaatttaaaacattaccgcctaaagtccgagtCACATTACCGAGTTTGtctcctcagaaaataaacaaagatcagctcaataAAATGTTCggttctctgtcgccattatccattaacacagaacatggcgacacaatgaagtcagcagaagctgtatcgtctcctccagtcaaaccactgcttgatgagccgcgcgtcaccgccaccatagacactgggtatgaATATCTAaccagtgttagctgtctgagtgaagatcaagtctggacatgcgGGAATAACAACaccatgaagctgctcaacctccagagtaaactactgacatcaatacaaaccaagtcaggggaCACACCGcgggacatagcagtgacacgggacggagatcttgtttatactgataGTAACACTAAAACTATAAACTTAATTaggaataaacagatacagaccgtgatcacactacaggggtggataCCTCGCTatgtctgctgtaccgcgggtaacgatctcctggttaccatgctCAGTGATGATTGgaaacaatccaaagtcgtgcgttactccggctccacagagaaacaaagcattcagtttgatgaccagggtcgtcctctctattcatctgGTCGTTACACtaaatacctcagtgagaacaggaacctggatatctgtgtggctgactttgacgctagtgcagtagtggtggtcaatcagtcaggaaaactccgatttagatacactggtcatccctctaataccaagcAACCATTTACTCCAcacggcatcactacagacagccagagtcacatcctgacagcagactatcaccgtatccacatcctagatcaggacggacagttcctccgttacattcactgtgatttaaAATGTCCAttaggtttatgtgtggacatcagagacaacctctttgtggttGAGTGGTTCattgctaaagtgaagaaaatccaatatctatag